A single window of Candidatus Methanoperedens sp. DNA harbors:
- a CDS encoding ATP-binding protein, giving the protein MKIIAITGKGGTGKTAVAGMLIRHISKKNKTLLAIDADPDSNLPDVLGVKVEKTIGDMREFMLQERDKLPPDTNKESLLESKVYEVLCEMPRYDLLVMGRPEGSGCYCFANNLLRGIMDKILKNYDVTIIDTAAGLEHLSRRIIRDVDELLVVTDGSRRGLQTAQRIRELAKSLDLKVKQMHVIANKVTPQNQAQIEEYARELKMDLIGIVPFDEVLAKFDLEGRPLAGLPEDSRAIIATAEIAKKMGF; this is encoded by the coding sequence ATGAAAATTATAGCAATAACAGGAAAAGGCGGCACCGGCAAAACAGCCGTAGCAGGAATGCTGATCAGGCATATATCAAAAAAGAACAAGACCCTTCTTGCAATAGATGCAGACCCTGACTCAAACCTGCCCGATGTGCTGGGTGTAAAAGTTGAAAAAACCATCGGCGATATGCGCGAATTCATGCTTCAGGAGCGGGATAAGCTGCCTCCTGATACAAATAAGGAGAGCCTGCTTGAATCAAAGGTTTATGAGGTCCTCTGCGAGATGCCGCGTTACGACCTTCTTGTTATGGGGCGGCCTGAGGGTTCAGGTTGTTACTGCTTTGCAAATAATCTTCTTCGCGGTATAATGGATAAGATCCTTAAGAATTATGATGTCACGATTATCGATACTGCGGCAGGGCTTGAGCACCTCTCCCGCAGGATCATCCGCGATGTTGATGAACTTCTTGTAGTCACTGATGGCTCACGCCGCGGCCTCCAGACCGCACAGCGTATACGGGAGCTTGCAAAATCACTTGACCTGAAGGTTAAACAAATGCATGTGATCGCGAATAAGGTTACACCGCAAAACCAGGCGCAGATAGAGGAATATGCGCGTGAATTAAAGATGGATCTTATAGGAATTGTGCCTTTTGATGAGGTGCTTGCGAAATTTGATCTTGAGGGAAGGCCGCTTGCCGGATTGCCGGAGGATTCCAGGGCGATAATAGCAACAGCAGAAATTGCAAAGAAGATGGGATTCTAA
- a CDS encoding response regulator — protein MDKQILVVEDEIIIGMDIQRRLKNLGYSVPVVVSSGEEAIIKVRENNPDLVLMDINLFGKMDGIEAASKIHSFSDIPVIYLTAYADEKTLERAKITEPYAYIIKPFKDRELQINLEIAFYKNRMERILKESYENLRKSKQWLAAAIDSIGDAVIATDEKGIVKLINPIAQMMTGWKEEDALGKDLITVFNIVTEGTDKLVEDPVKKVIREGIFYGLADNTILVTKTESKIPVDIIGSPIKDEENIIGVVLVFYDILERKKIENGLKRA, from the coding sequence ATAGATAAACAGATACTGGTTGTTGAAGATGAAATAATTATTGGAATGGATATACAAAGGAGATTGAAAAATTTAGGATATAGTGTCCCTGTTGTAGTATCTTCTGGAGAAGAAGCTATAATAAAAGTAAGAGAAAATAATCCCGATCTTGTTTTAATGGATATAAATCTGTTTGGTAAAATGGATGGGATTGAAGCCGCATCGAAAATACATTCTTTTTCCGATATTCCAGTAATATATCTCACTGCATATGCAGATGAGAAAACTCTCGAGAGGGCAAAAATCACCGAGCCTTATGCATACATAATAAAACCATTTAAAGATAGGGAATTACAGATAAATCTTGAAATTGCTTTCTATAAAAACAGAATGGAAAGAATTTTGAAAGAGAGTTATGAAAATTTAAGAAAGAGTAAACAATGGCTCGCTGCTGCTATTGACAGTATCGGGGATGCGGTCATCGCGACAGATGAAAAAGGAATAGTTAAATTAATAAACCCGATAGCACAAATGATGACTGGCTGGAAGGAAGAAGATGCTCTGGGAAAAGACCTGATTACTGTTTTTAATATTGTAACCGAAGGAACAGATAAACTGGTAGAAGACCCTGTTAAAAAGGTGATCCGGGAAGGGATATTCTACGGTCTTGCAGATAATACAATATTGGTGACAAAGACCGAAAGTAAAATTCCTGTTGATATCATTGGCTCACCGATCAAAGATGAGGAAAATATTATAGGGGTTGTTTTGGTTTTCTATGATATCCTTGAGCGTAAAAAGATTGAGAATGGACTTAAAAGAGCCTGA
- a CDS encoding HAMP domain-containing protein, whose amino-acid sequence MKIVYKLTLGFVLISLLVGFIAYIGYIGAISAKMQYDQITYETLPIIDDLYNIKLSILSIVDHTNEILFTSLNDPDKPGKETREIAHAIEAYNRTFEHYEFLTNKYSPEEEEIVKKIKTNGEDIKRLSSELIFLKDQGNNELKISEKQRELNQVEIEFLKNIDYGLKHEQNELNERTNNTNNLIQKIVFQIIVFGFISFVLAISIGLFISNRLSFPIVKLKNASNEIGKGNLETIIDINTKDEIEELGHAFNKMTHDLKMSLHEQKIANEQIQKSLQEKEVLLREIHHRVKNNMQIISSLLLLSSQNIEDKKFIEILADSQSRINSMALIHEKLYQSENLGQINFNEYINDMASNLLNSYGKGNVKLEQDVENCPINIDSGVTCGLIINELITNSLKYAFPDGRKGIIKIVFKSIGSNRFQLSIKDDGIGIPKDLDIRKTKSLGLHLVTALAENQLQGELILNRDRGTEFQINFKGV is encoded by the coding sequence ATGAAAATAGTTTATAAGCTTACTCTGGGATTTGTGTTGATTTCACTATTAGTGGGATTTATAGCGTATATCGGATATATAGGAGCAATTTCTGCAAAAATGCAATATGATCAAATTACGTACGAAACCTTACCTATCATTGATGACCTTTATAATATAAAATTATCCATTCTAAGTATAGTTGATCATACAAATGAGATACTCTTTACCTCATTAAACGACCCGGATAAACCGGGTAAAGAAACTAGAGAGATTGCACATGCAATAGAAGCATATAACAGAACATTTGAACATTACGAATTTCTGACAAATAAGTATTCTCCAGAAGAAGAAGAAATTGTCAAAAAAATAAAAACCAATGGTGAGGATATCAAGAGATTAAGTTCTGAATTGATTTTTTTAAAAGATCAAGGCAATAATGAACTAAAAATCAGTGAAAAACAAAGGGAACTAAACCAGGTCGAAATAGAGTTTCTGAAAAATATAGATTATGGATTAAAACACGAACAGAATGAGCTTAATGAAAGAACTAATAATACTAATAATTTAATTCAAAAAATCGTATTTCAAATAATAGTGTTTGGTTTTATTTCATTTGTTCTGGCAATATCAATTGGTTTATTTATATCAAATCGTTTATCTTTTCCAATTGTAAAATTGAAAAATGCCAGTAACGAAATCGGCAAGGGAAATCTGGAGACTATAATAGATATCAATACTAAAGATGAAATTGAAGAGTTAGGTCATGCGTTTAATAAAATGACACACGATTTGAAAATGTCCCTTCATGAACAAAAAATTGCTAATGAACAAATTCAGAAATCCCTCCAGGAAAAAGAGGTCCTTCTTCGGGAAATCCATCATCGTGTAAAAAATAATATGCAAATAATTTCCAGTCTTCTCCTGCTTTCATCTCAAAATATCGAGGATAAAAAATTCATTGAGATATTGGCTGATAGTCAAAGCAGAATAAATTCGATGGCGCTTATACATGAAAAACTCTACCAATCGGAAAACCTTGGGCAAATTAATTTCAATGAATATATTAACGATATGGCTTCAAACCTCCTCAACTCTTATGGTAAAGGTAATGTTAAATTAGAACAGGACGTTGAAAATTGTCCAATAAATATTGATTCCGGAGTAACATGCGGATTGATAATCAATGAGCTTATCACAAATTCCTTAAAATATGCATTTCCGGACGGAAGAAAAGGAATAATAAAAATTGTATTTAAAAGTATAGGTTCCAATAGATTCCAGCTTTCAATAAAAGATGATGGAATAGGTATTCCAAAAGACCTGGATATTCGAAAAACAAAATCATTGGGTTTGCACCTGGTGACAGCTCTTGCTGAAAACCAGCTTCAAGGTGAGCTCATTCTAAATAGGGACAGGGGAACAGAATTCCAAATTAATTTTAAAGGTGTATAA
- the proB gene encoding glutamate 5-kinase has protein sequence MDSIKNIDRKDLFKDLKKIVLKIGTTSLSNEDGSFNRRLTEDIANQVAHLRKLGKTVIIVSSGAIGIGVIQLKMQTRPREIPLRQAAAAVGQNILMQEWMTAFNKHDLKVAQILLTYEAFSNRMTYLNLRNSISALLDAGVVPIINENDPICVHEIEATFGDNDKLSAMVASKVEAELLVLLSDIDGLYDKNPKKNGNAKLINFVEKITPEIESYGGSPTSTKGVGGMRTKIEAAKITSMAGCHMVIANSAIDDVVIKVISGNNIGTLFLARNGKSRNRTRWIILSKTSGKLIVDKGAKDAVKNGMGLLPSGIVGVEGMFDRGDIIEIESEGKVFAKGITDYTSSELLMIKGKHSDMIEKILGVKNYDEVVRKSNIGLL, from the coding sequence ATGGACTCAATTAAAAACATTGACCGCAAAGACCTTTTTAAAGACCTGAAAAAAATAGTCCTGAAAATCGGTACAACCTCTTTATCAAACGAGGACGGGAGCTTTAACCGCAGGCTGACCGAAGATATCGCAAACCAGGTGGCACATCTTCGAAAACTCGGAAAGACCGTCATAATCGTAAGTTCAGGCGCTATCGGCATCGGTGTAATCCAGTTAAAAATGCAAACGCGTCCCCGTGAAATTCCGCTTCGCCAGGCCGCAGCAGCCGTTGGGCAGAATATACTTATGCAGGAATGGATGACTGCATTCAACAAACATGACCTTAAAGTTGCACAGATATTGCTTACATACGAAGCCTTCTCAAACAGGATGACATACCTGAATCTCAGGAACAGCATCTCGGCGCTCCTTGATGCTGGCGTGGTTCCGATCATCAATGAAAACGACCCGATCTGTGTGCATGAGATAGAGGCGACCTTTGGTGATAATGACAAGCTTTCGGCAATGGTTGCAAGCAAGGTCGAGGCTGAACTCCTTGTCCTTTTATCTGACATCGATGGATTGTATGATAAGAACCCAAAGAAGAACGGAAATGCCAAGCTCATAAACTTTGTGGAGAAGATCACGCCCGAAATCGAAAGTTACGGTGGAAGCCCCACAAGCACAAAAGGTGTGGGCGGGATGAGGACGAAAATCGAGGCTGCCAAAATAACCTCTATGGCCGGCTGCCACATGGTGATCGCCAACAGCGCCATCGATGATGTGGTGATAAAAGTCATAAGCGGGAATAATATCGGTACCCTGTTCCTTGCAAGGAACGGGAAATCCAGGAACAGGACACGCTGGATAATCCTTTCAAAAACATCGGGTAAACTCATCGTTGATAAAGGCGCAAAGGATGCGGTTAAAAATGGTATGGGGCTTTTGCCTTCGGGTATTGTCGGGGTCGAGGGGATGTTTGACCGCGGGGATATTATCGAGATTGAAAGCGAGGGTAAAGTGTTTGCCAAAGGGATCACGGATTATACATCGTCTGAGCTTCTCATGATCAAAGGCAAACATTCGGATATGATCGAGAAGATACTCGGAGTTAAGAATTATGATGAAGTCGTGAGGAAAAGCAATATCGGGTTATTGTGA
- a CDS encoding glutamate-5-semialdehyde dehydrogenase produces the protein MSNDIITRVTLAKSASIPLASVSGAVKNSALAAMAQALDSNREKIISANTKDISAAEKLADAGKLSRSLVKRLKVDDTKIDEMIAGVRDVMKFDDPVGKTLSALELDSGLELYQVSCPIGLIGVIFESRPDVVPQIMSLCLKSGNATIFKGGSEAGNSNRAIFDVLVRAIESTECMPHGAFALMETREEVNEMLKLDDYINLIIPRGSNEFVKYIQDNTRIPVLGHSSGICHVYVDKEADMKKALDVCYDSKVQYPAVCNAMETLLIHRDITGTFLPNMGKKYDAAGVELRCDERSFNILQNMGFLKAIIHATEEDWKTEYNDLILSIKIVDSTEEAIDHINKYGSHHTDAVITENNATASRFIDLVDSSSVMWNASTRFADGFRYGKGAEVGISTNKIHARGPVGMEGLLIYKYALLGNGHKVADYVGKNARKYTHKKLKAQLSGKIG, from the coding sequence ATGTCCAACGATATTATAACCAGAGTAACCCTCGCAAAAAGCGCCTCGATCCCCTTAGCCAGCGTTTCCGGCGCCGTAAAGAACAGTGCACTTGCTGCAATGGCACAGGCGCTTGATTCAAACAGGGAAAAAATAATCTCAGCCAACACAAAAGACATCTCGGCGGCAGAAAAACTCGCCGACGCAGGCAAGCTCTCAAGATCACTTGTCAAACGGCTGAAAGTCGATGATACAAAAATAGATGAAATGATAGCAGGCGTAAGGGACGTCATGAAATTTGACGACCCTGTAGGGAAAACTCTCTCTGCGCTTGAGCTTGACAGCGGCCTTGAACTGTATCAGGTAAGCTGCCCCATCGGATTGATCGGGGTCATATTTGAATCCCGTCCTGATGTCGTTCCCCAGATAATGTCCCTGTGCTTAAAGAGCGGGAATGCCACAATATTCAAGGGCGGCAGCGAAGCAGGTAATTCCAACAGGGCGATATTTGACGTGCTTGTCAGGGCCATCGAGAGCACGGAATGCATGCCGCATGGGGCTTTTGCTCTTATGGAAACAAGGGAAGAAGTAAACGAAATGCTAAAACTTGATGATTATATAAATCTCATCATTCCACGCGGGTCAAACGAGTTCGTAAAGTACATACAGGATAACACGCGAATCCCTGTGCTTGGACACTCTTCAGGCATCTGCCATGTATATGTGGACAAAGAGGCTGACATGAAAAAGGCTCTTGATGTTTGTTATGATTCCAAGGTCCAGTATCCTGCTGTCTGCAATGCGATGGAGACATTACTTATTCACAGGGATATTACAGGAACATTTCTTCCGAATATGGGAAAGAAATACGATGCAGCAGGGGTAGAACTCAGATGCGATGAGCGATCATTCAACATTCTTCAAAATATGGGGTTCCTGAAAGCCATAATTCATGCAACGGAGGAGGATTGGAAAACTGAATACAATGACCTGATACTGTCAATAAAAATAGTGGATTCGACAGAAGAAGCCATCGATCACATCAACAAATACGGATCACATCATACTGATGCTGTCATTACTGAAAACAATGCCACAGCCAGCAGGTTCATAGACCTTGTGGACTCGTCGAGCGTGATGTGGAATGCCTCAACCCGGTTTGCAGATGGGTTCCGTTATGGGAAAGGAGCAGAAGTTGGCATTAGCACCAACAAGATACACGCGCGCGGGCCTGTCGGCATGGAGGGGCTGCTTATTTATAAGTATGCGCTTCTTGGCAATGGGCATAAGGTTGCGGATTATGTTGGAAAGAACGCCAGGAAATATACACATAAGAAACTAAAGGCGCAACTTTCCGGGAAAATAGGATAA
- a CDS encoding carboxymuconolactone decarboxylase family protein: MTEHPLKIYEKLDPELLKAVTNSSEFVFADGALPRKFKLLIGMAFDASYGTVQGVKSLAQQAMEAGATKEEITEALRVAQYLSGVGCVYTAAQALKELSG; this comes from the coding sequence ATGACCGAACACCCCTTAAAAATTTATGAAAAATTAGACCCGGAACTTCTAAAAGCAGTTACAAATTCCAGTGAATTCGTTTTTGCCGATGGCGCATTACCCAGGAAATTCAAGTTACTGATAGGTATGGCCTTTGATGCATCCTACGGAACTGTCCAGGGCGTAAAATCGCTTGCCCAGCAGGCAATGGAAGCCGGGGCCACAAAAGAAGAGATCACAGAAGCATTAAGAGTTGCGCAATACCTGAGCGGTGTAGGCTGCGTTTACACAGCGGCACAGGCACTGAAGGAGTTATCTGGCTGA
- a CDS encoding FMN-binding glutamate synthase family protein — MNLRQPNANEATQTYNRSKSVSPMSGICTRCLDGCRGNCEIFKSSFRGREVIYPGPFGTITAGADKNYPVDYSHLNIQGYAVGAWGLPEGEDANPDTARFPIVNTETEYGWDKKVRMKLPIFTGALGSTEIARKNWEHFAAGAAISGITLVCGENVCGIDPGLILDSHNKIKNSPEMDRRITTYNKYNEGFGEILVQMNVEDTRLGVAEYVSSKHDLDTIELKWGQGAKCIGGEIKVNSIERALELKKRGYIVTPDPEDHAIKAAYKDGAIKEFERHSRLGFVTKEGFFDEVDRLHDLGFKRVTLKTGAYSMVEAAMAIKYCSEAKIDLLTIDGAPGGTGMSPWPMMEEWGIPTFYLQSLIYEFAEKMSKKGLRVPDLAMAGGFSSEDGVYKALAMGAPHFKAVCMGRALMIPGFVGKNIGQWIKNGDLPKTVSEFGSRPEEIFVCYEELADRFGDDIKNLPLGAIGIYTYAQKFRTGLQQLMAGSRRFNISTIGRQDIMALTEDASKVSGIPYVMNAYRETAEAILDE; from the coding sequence ATGAATCTTAGACAACCAAATGCGAATGAAGCGACGCAGACCTATAATCGCTCAAAGAGCGTATCCCCTATGTCAGGGATATGCACACGGTGTCTTGACGGATGCCGCGGGAATTGCGAAATCTTCAAATCCTCATTCAGAGGCAGAGAAGTCATATATCCCGGTCCTTTCGGGACAATAACAGCAGGCGCAGACAAAAACTACCCGGTAGATTACTCACATCTTAATATACAGGGCTATGCAGTGGGCGCATGGGGACTTCCGGAAGGCGAAGATGCAAACCCGGATACCGCCAGATTCCCGATTGTTAATACCGAGACCGAATATGGCTGGGATAAAAAAGTAAGGATGAAACTCCCGATCTTCACAGGAGCGCTTGGCTCAACAGAGATCGCACGCAAGAACTGGGAACACTTTGCAGCTGGCGCAGCAATCTCAGGAATCACTCTTGTATGCGGTGAGAACGTATGCGGTATCGATCCCGGACTTATTCTTGACAGCCACAATAAGATCAAGAATTCACCTGAGATGGACAGAAGAATTACAACTTATAATAAATATAATGAAGGCTTTGGCGAGATCCTTGTCCAGATGAATGTTGAAGATACAAGACTTGGTGTTGCCGAATATGTATCATCAAAACATGACCTTGATACCATTGAGTTAAAATGGGGACAGGGCGCAAAATGCATTGGCGGAGAGATAAAAGTCAATAGTATCGAGCGCGCACTTGAACTTAAGAAGCGCGGATATATCGTCACTCCCGACCCGGAAGACCATGCAATAAAGGCTGCATATAAGGACGGGGCAATAAAAGAATTCGAGAGACATTCAAGGCTTGGATTTGTCACAAAAGAAGGATTCTTTGATGAAGTAGACCGCCTGCATGACCTTGGTTTCAAGAGAGTCACACTCAAGACCGGCGCTTATTCCATGGTCGAGGCTGCAATGGCAATTAAATACTGCTCAGAAGCAAAGATCGACCTGCTCACAATTGACGGCGCACCTGGCGGAACAGGCATGAGCCCGTGGCCCATGATGGAAGAATGGGGTATCCCGACATTCTATCTCCAGTCCCTTATCTATGAGTTCGCAGAAAAGATGAGCAAGAAAGGCTTAAGAGTACCCGACCTTGCAATGGCAGGCGGCTTCTCAAGCGAAGACGGCGTTTACAAGGCACTGGCAATGGGCGCACCACACTTCAAGGCAGTATGTATGGGAAGAGCACTCATGATCCCCGGATTCGTAGGCAAGAATATCGGACAGTGGATTAAAAATGGCGATCTCCCCAAGACCGTTTCCGAATTCGGAAGCAGGCCTGAAGAAATCTTCGTTTGCTATGAGGAACTCGCAGACCGCTTCGGTGACGACATAAAGAACCTTCCACTCGGCGCAATTGGTATCTACACTTATGCCCAGAAATTCAGGACAGGCTTGCAGCAACTGATGGCAGGCTCACGCAGGTTCAATATTTCAACCATCGGGCGCCAGGATATAATGGCACTGACAGAAGATGCATCAAAAGTTTCCGGCATTCCATATGTGATGAATGCATACCGGGAAACGGCAGAAGCAATTCTGGACGAATAA
- a CDS encoding PadR family transcriptional regulator, whose amino-acid sequence MKGFLSYLILWILSKKKMNGAEISRELEIRRGTKPSPGTLYPALKELKDRGLIESDESKYYSLTDTGKKELSSACNFFCRAFYDMKEMINCCER is encoded by the coding sequence ATGAAAGGCTTTTTGTCCTACCTGATATTGTGGATATTAAGCAAGAAGAAAATGAATGGGGCCGAGATATCAAGGGAACTGGAAATAAGAAGAGGCACAAAACCGAGCCCTGGCACACTATATCCGGCGTTAAAAGAGCTTAAGGACAGGGGCCTGATAGAATCTGATGAGAGTAAATACTATTCTTTAACTGATACAGGAAAAAAAGAATTGAGTTCTGCCTGTAATTTCTTCTGCAGGGCATTTTATGATATGAAAGAAATGATTAACTGCTGCGAGCGATAG
- a CDS encoding Ku protein has translation MENDEDSIKVGNDEETTKPPGRPVWSGSITIGLVNIPVKVHTMILDKAFSFRLLHKEDGQPLKYERVCTRDNKAVDWKNTAKGYEIRKNEFIVLKKEELEAIKPESDQKIKLDKFISLLSIDPVYFEKSYILAPDNDLDAYSLLMTAIRQEGKAGMGTITMRTKEYPVVVYEYKGVLILTTLRYADEVVNPGDIEDFSKLKKPSQKEIELATKIIQGLSGEFNITEYRDSYRERIEQLIETKMKGGVVVARVPKKEEVKELMVALQETIKKLGK, from the coding sequence ATGGAAAATGATGAAGACTCAATTAAAGTGGGGAATGATGAAGAAACAACTAAACCTCCTGGCAGGCCCGTCTGGAGCGGCAGTATCACAATAGGGCTTGTCAATATACCGGTCAAGGTCCATACAATGATCCTTGATAAAGCATTTTCATTCAGGCTTTTGCATAAAGAAGACGGACAGCCCTTAAAATATGAGCGGGTCTGCACAAGGGATAATAAAGCGGTTGATTGGAAAAATACGGCAAAAGGATATGAAATACGAAAGAATGAGTTTATAGTTCTCAAAAAAGAGGAACTGGAAGCCATAAAACCCGAATCGGACCAGAAGATCAAGCTTGATAAATTTATCAGTTTACTCTCAATTGATCCTGTATATTTTGAAAAGTCGTACATCCTTGCACCTGATAATGACCTTGATGCCTACAGCCTGCTGATGACAGCGATCCGGCAGGAGGGTAAGGCAGGGATGGGAACGATCACTATGAGAACAAAAGAATATCCGGTTGTTGTGTATGAATACAAGGGGGTTTTAATCCTGACAACCCTGCGTTATGCTGATGAGGTTGTTAATCCGGGCGATATAGAAGACTTTTCAAAACTCAAAAAACCCTCACAAAAAGAGATAGAACTGGCAACAAAGATCATTCAAGGGTTATCCGGGGAATTTAATATAACCGAATACAGGGATAGTTACAGGGAAAGAATAGAACAACTCATAGAAACGAAGATGAAGGGAGGGGTTGTTGTTGCCCGGGTTCCAAAGAAAGAGGAAGTCAAAGAATTGATGGTAGCACTTCAAGAGACGATAAAAAAGCTGGGCAAATGA